From Aedes albopictus strain Foshan chromosome 1, AalbF5, whole genome shotgun sequence, one genomic window encodes:
- the LOC109400412 gene encoding allantoicase — translation MPDGKKNLEPAFLQLSELASEGSGGRICFATDDWFAPAEWMLKDSEPVFIPDKYTTYGKWMDGWETRRKRIAGHDWCIVRLAAPTAIQGILVDTAHFTGNYAPQFSVQGARLDQAEEEMIPERGPEMIGTACREQDLKLMSALKSEQWKEIIRMTPLQPGYEETRKQYFSVEKSNEVFTHLRVNMYPDGGIARLRVFGEVQPDLNALKKTQIDLIGVLNGGQCLSYSNAHYGHPRNLIKPNRGVNMGDGWETARRLDRPAILKTDENGILQVPGCEWAVFKLCAKGTVESVVVDTNHFKGNFPDNVKIEAALLDDKETLQSAQWKLLLNNTKLSAHKEHLLKEEMLQYKGPCTYVRITMAPDGGISRVRLLGKVL, via the exons ATGCCCGACGGAAAGAAGAATCTGGAGCCAGCGTTTCTGCAGCTCAGCGAACTGGCTTCCGAAGGT AGCGGAGGTCGAATCTGTTTCGCCACGGACGATTGGTTTGCCCCGGCCGAATGGATGCTGAAGGACTCGGAACCGGTGTTCATCCCGGACAAGTACACCACCTACGGCAAATGGATGGACGGTTGGGAGACACGTCGCAAGCGCATTGCCGGCCATGACTGGTGTATTGTGCGATTGGCCGCGCCGACTGCAATCCAAGGCATCCTGGTAGATACGGCGCACTTTACCGGAAACTACGCTCCGCAGTTTTCGGTTCAAGGGGCTCGACTGGATCAAGCCGAGgaggaaatgattccggaacgtGGACCGGAGATGATCGGGACAGCTTGTAGGGAGCAGGACTTGAAACTGATGTCGGCTTTGAAAAGCGAACAGTGGAAAGAGATCATCCGGATGACTCCACTGCAGCCGGGTTACGAAGAAACCAGAAAGCAATACTTTTCCGTTGAAAAAAGTAACGAAGTGTTCACTCACCTAAGGGTCAATATGTACCCTGACGGAGGAATTGCTAGGCTCAGAGTATTCGGAGAAGTTCAGCCTGATTTGAACGCTCTCAAGAAGACTCAGATCGACCTGATCGGCGTTCTAAATGGCGGTCAATGTCTCAGCTATTCGAACGCTCACTATGGCCACCCTCGGAACTTGATCAAACCAAACCGCGGAGTTAACATGGGCGATGGCTGGGAAACAGCTCGGCGACTGGACCGTCCAGCAATCCTCAAGACGGACGAAAACGGTATTCTGCAAGTTCCCGGCTGTGAATGGGCCGTGTTCAAGCTCTGTGCAAAAGGAACAGTGGAAAGCGTCGTGGTCGATACTAACCATTTCAAGGGAAATTTCCCAGACAATGTGAAGATTGAAGCCGCTCTGCTGGATGATAAGGAGACTCTGCAGTCGGCTCAGTGGAAACTTTTGTTAAACAACACAAAGTTGTCGGCCCATAAAGAGCATTTGCTCAAAGAAGAAATGCTCCAGTATAAGGGACCGTGTACTTATGTGAGAATTACGATGGCACCGGATGGGGGAATCTCGCGGGTTAGGCTACTGGGAAAAGTACTGTGA